A stretch of the bacterium genome encodes the following:
- the rplN gene encoding 50S ribosomal protein L14 — protein MIQTFTNLEVADNSGAKKVMCIKVLGGTRRRYAGIGDIIVVAVKEAIPNGKIKKGDVHRAVVVRTSREVPRADGSYIRFDENAAVLIDKQKELIGNRIFGPVARELRGKDFMKIISLAPEVL, from the coding sequence ATGATTCAGACATTCACAAATTTGGAAGTAGCCGACAATAGCGGCGCCAAGAAAGTGATGTGTATTAAGGTGCTAGGCGGAACACGCCGTCGCTATGCGGGCATTGGTGACATCATTGTGGTCGCTGTAAAAGAGGCGATCCCCAATGGAAAAATCAAGAAGGGGGATGTGCACCGCGCTGTAGTTGTCAGAACTTCCCGCGAAGTCCCACGTGCGGACGGATCGTATATTCGCTTCGATGAAAATGCTGCAGTTTTAATTGACAAGCAAAAAGAATTAATTGGGAACCGTATCTTTGGACCAGTAGCGCGTGAGTTGCGGGGCAAAGATTTTATGAAAATTATTTCACTTGCACCGGAGGTGCTGTAG
- a CDS encoding 50S ribosomal protein L29 produces the protein MKRSVEKSDLRGLAAEDLANKISSMQEELMKLNFRKSSGQLASGVPMRNLRRRIARAKTVQREARTQA, from the coding sequence ATGAAACGTAGTGTGGAAAAATCAGATCTAAGAGGGCTTGCCGCCGAAGACTTGGCTAATAAAATTAGCTCAATGCAAGAAGAGTTAATGAAGTTAAATTTCCGTAAGTCATCTGGTCAACTTGCCTCAGGTGTTCCAATGCGTAACTTGCGTCGCCGCATTGCACGGGCAAAGACGGTGCAACGTGAGGCTCGAACGCAGGCCTAG
- the rpsQ gene encoding 30S ribosomal protein S17 — protein sequence MTVTTENSETARALKKTREGYVTSNKMTKTVVVSVLTKKRHADYGKFVSRTKKYVAHDERSECQVGDRVRIVESRPLSKTKRWRVQAIVEKAV from the coding sequence ATGACAGTAACAACAGAAAATTCAGAAACAGCACGGGCACTAAAGAAAACCCGTGAAGGTTATGTAACCAGCAATAAAATGACCAAGACGGTGGTGGTCAGCGTATTAACAAAAAAACGCCATGCTGATTACGGAAAGTTTGTAAGCCGCACAAAAAAATACGTTGCGCATGATGAGCGTAGCGAATGCCAAGTCGGAGACCGCGTGAGAATCGTTGAGTCTCGTCCACTTAGTAAGACTAAGCGTTGGCGCGTGCAGGCAATCGTCGAGAAGGCAGTTTAG